A single Orcinus orca chromosome 2, mOrcOrc1.1, whole genome shotgun sequence DNA region contains:
- the LINGO1 gene encoding leucine-rich repeat and immunoglobulin-like domain-containing nogo receptor-interacting protein 1 isoform X1, which produces MQVSERMLAGGVRSMPSPLLACWQPILLLVLGSVLSGSATGCPPRCECSAQDRAVLCHRKRFVAVPEGIPTETRLLDLGKNRIKTLNQDEFASFPHLEELELNENIVSAVEPGAFNNLFNLRTLGLRSNRLKLIPLGVFTGLSNLTKLDISENKIVILLDYMFQDLYNLKSLEVGDNDLVYISHRAFSGLNSLEQLTLEKCNLTSIPTEALSHLHGLIVLRLRHLNINAIRDYSFKRLYRLKVLEISHWPYLDTMTPNCLYGLNLTSLSITHCNLTAVPYLAVRHLVYLRFLNLSYNPINTIEGSMLHELLRLQEIQLVGGQLAVVEPYAFRGLNYLRVLNVSGNQLTTLEESAFHSVGNLETLILDSNPLACDCRLLWVFRRRWRLNFNRQQPTCATPEFVQGKEFKDFPDVLLPNYFTCRRARIRDRKAQQVFVDEGHTVQFVCRADGDPPPAILWLSPRKHLVSAKSNGRLTVFPDGTLEVRYAQVQDNGTYLCIAANAGGNDSMPAHLHVRSYSPDWPHQPNKTFAFISNQPGEGEANSTRATVPFPFDIKTLIIATTMGFISFLGVVLFCLVLLFLWSRGKGNTKHNIEIEYVPRKSDAGISSADAPRKFNMKMI; this is translated from the coding sequence GTGAGCGAGAGGATGCTGGCGGGGGGCGTGAGGAGCATGCCCAGCCCCCTCCTGGCCTGCTGGCAGCCCATCCTCCTGCTGGTGCTGGGCTCGGTGCTGTCAGGCTCAGCCACAGGCTGCCCGCCCCGCTGCGAGTGCTCCGCCCAGGACCGCGCAGTGCTCTGCCACCGCAAGCGCTTTGTGGCGGTGCCTGAGGGCATCCCCACTGAGACCCGCCTGCTGGACCTGGGCAAGAACCGCATCAAAACGCTCAACCAGGACGAGTTTGCCAGCTTCCCGCACCTGGAGGAGCTGGAGCTCAATGAGAACATCGTGAGCGCCGTGGAGCCTGGTGCCTTCAACAACCTCTTCAACCTCCGGACGCTGGGGCTCCGCAGCAACCGCCTGAAGCTCATCCCCCTGGGCGTCTTCACCGGCCTCAGTAACCTGACCAAGCTGGACATCAGCGAGAACAAGATCGTCATCCTGCTGGACTACATGTTCCAGGACCTGTACAACCTCAAGTCACTGGAAGTCGGCGACAACGACCTCGTCTACATCTCCCACCGAGCCTTCAGCGGCCTCAACAGCCTGGAGCAGCTGACGCTGGAGAAATGCAACCTGACCTCCATCCCCACCGAGGCACTGTCCCACCTGCACGGTCTCATTGTCCTGCGGCTCCGGCACCTCAACATCAATGCCATCCGGGACTATTCCTTCAAGAGGTTGTACCGGCTCAAGGTCTTGGAGATCTCTCACTGGCCCTACTTGGACACCATGACTCCCAACTGTCTCTATGGCCTCAACCTGACGTCCCTGTCTATCACGCACTGCAACCTGACTGCTGTGCCCTACCTGGCGGTGCGCCACCTGGTCTATCTCCGCTTCCTCAACCTCTCCTACAACCCCATCAACACCATTGAGGGCTCCATGTTGCATGAGCTGCTAAGGCTGCAGGAGATCCAGCTGGTGGGTGGGCAGCTGGCCGTGGTGGAGCCCTACGCCTTCCGTGGCCTCAACTACCTGCGCGTGCTCAATGTCTCCGGCAACCAGCTGACCACACTGGAGGAGTCGGCCTTCCACTCGGTGGGCAACCTGGAGACGCTCATCCTGGACTCCAACCCACTGGCCTGCGACTGCCGGCTCCTGTGGGTGTTCCGGCGCCGCTGGCGGCTCAACTTCAACCGGCAGCAGCCCACGTGTGCCACGCCCGAGTTCGTCCAGGGCAAGGAGttcaaggacttccctgatgtGCTCCTGCCCAACTACTTCACCTGCCGCCGTGCCCGCATCCGGGACCGCAAGGCCCAGCAGGTGTTTGTGGATGAGGGCCACACAGTGCAGTTCGTGTGCCGGGCAGATGGCGACCCGCCGCCCGCCATCCTCTGGCTCTCGCCGCGCAAGCACCTGGTCTCGGCCAAGAGCAACGGGCGGCTCACGGTCTTCCCAGATGGCACGCTGGAGGTGCGCTACGCCCAGGTACAGGACAACGGCACTTACCTGTGCATCGCGGCCAACGCGGGCGGCAACGATTCCATGCCTGCCCACCTGCACGTGCGCAGCTACTCGCCCGACTGGCCCCATCAGCCCAACAAGACCTTCGCCTTCATCTCCAACCAGCCGGGCGAGGGAGAGGCCAACAGCACCCGCGCCACCGTGCCTTTCCCCTTCGACATCAAGACCCTCATCATCGCCACCACCATGGGCTTTATCTCTTTCTTGGGCGTCGTCCTCTTCTGTCTGGTGCTGCTGTTTCTCTGGAGCCGGGGCAAGGGCAACACCAAGCACAACATCGAGATTGAGTATGTGCCCCGCAAGTCGGACGCAGGCATCAGCTCCGCCGACGCACCTCGCAAGTTCAATATGAAGATGATAtga
- the LINGO1 gene encoding leucine-rich repeat and immunoglobulin-like domain-containing nogo receptor-interacting protein 1 isoform X2 yields MLAGGVRSMPSPLLACWQPILLLVLGSVLSGSATGCPPRCECSAQDRAVLCHRKRFVAVPEGIPTETRLLDLGKNRIKTLNQDEFASFPHLEELELNENIVSAVEPGAFNNLFNLRTLGLRSNRLKLIPLGVFTGLSNLTKLDISENKIVILLDYMFQDLYNLKSLEVGDNDLVYISHRAFSGLNSLEQLTLEKCNLTSIPTEALSHLHGLIVLRLRHLNINAIRDYSFKRLYRLKVLEISHWPYLDTMTPNCLYGLNLTSLSITHCNLTAVPYLAVRHLVYLRFLNLSYNPINTIEGSMLHELLRLQEIQLVGGQLAVVEPYAFRGLNYLRVLNVSGNQLTTLEESAFHSVGNLETLILDSNPLACDCRLLWVFRRRWRLNFNRQQPTCATPEFVQGKEFKDFPDVLLPNYFTCRRARIRDRKAQQVFVDEGHTVQFVCRADGDPPPAILWLSPRKHLVSAKSNGRLTVFPDGTLEVRYAQVQDNGTYLCIAANAGGNDSMPAHLHVRSYSPDWPHQPNKTFAFISNQPGEGEANSTRATVPFPFDIKTLIIATTMGFISFLGVVLFCLVLLFLWSRGKGNTKHNIEIEYVPRKSDAGISSADAPRKFNMKMI; encoded by the coding sequence ATGCTGGCGGGGGGCGTGAGGAGCATGCCCAGCCCCCTCCTGGCCTGCTGGCAGCCCATCCTCCTGCTGGTGCTGGGCTCGGTGCTGTCAGGCTCAGCCACAGGCTGCCCGCCCCGCTGCGAGTGCTCCGCCCAGGACCGCGCAGTGCTCTGCCACCGCAAGCGCTTTGTGGCGGTGCCTGAGGGCATCCCCACTGAGACCCGCCTGCTGGACCTGGGCAAGAACCGCATCAAAACGCTCAACCAGGACGAGTTTGCCAGCTTCCCGCACCTGGAGGAGCTGGAGCTCAATGAGAACATCGTGAGCGCCGTGGAGCCTGGTGCCTTCAACAACCTCTTCAACCTCCGGACGCTGGGGCTCCGCAGCAACCGCCTGAAGCTCATCCCCCTGGGCGTCTTCACCGGCCTCAGTAACCTGACCAAGCTGGACATCAGCGAGAACAAGATCGTCATCCTGCTGGACTACATGTTCCAGGACCTGTACAACCTCAAGTCACTGGAAGTCGGCGACAACGACCTCGTCTACATCTCCCACCGAGCCTTCAGCGGCCTCAACAGCCTGGAGCAGCTGACGCTGGAGAAATGCAACCTGACCTCCATCCCCACCGAGGCACTGTCCCACCTGCACGGTCTCATTGTCCTGCGGCTCCGGCACCTCAACATCAATGCCATCCGGGACTATTCCTTCAAGAGGTTGTACCGGCTCAAGGTCTTGGAGATCTCTCACTGGCCCTACTTGGACACCATGACTCCCAACTGTCTCTATGGCCTCAACCTGACGTCCCTGTCTATCACGCACTGCAACCTGACTGCTGTGCCCTACCTGGCGGTGCGCCACCTGGTCTATCTCCGCTTCCTCAACCTCTCCTACAACCCCATCAACACCATTGAGGGCTCCATGTTGCATGAGCTGCTAAGGCTGCAGGAGATCCAGCTGGTGGGTGGGCAGCTGGCCGTGGTGGAGCCCTACGCCTTCCGTGGCCTCAACTACCTGCGCGTGCTCAATGTCTCCGGCAACCAGCTGACCACACTGGAGGAGTCGGCCTTCCACTCGGTGGGCAACCTGGAGACGCTCATCCTGGACTCCAACCCACTGGCCTGCGACTGCCGGCTCCTGTGGGTGTTCCGGCGCCGCTGGCGGCTCAACTTCAACCGGCAGCAGCCCACGTGTGCCACGCCCGAGTTCGTCCAGGGCAAGGAGttcaaggacttccctgatgtGCTCCTGCCCAACTACTTCACCTGCCGCCGTGCCCGCATCCGGGACCGCAAGGCCCAGCAGGTGTTTGTGGATGAGGGCCACACAGTGCAGTTCGTGTGCCGGGCAGATGGCGACCCGCCGCCCGCCATCCTCTGGCTCTCGCCGCGCAAGCACCTGGTCTCGGCCAAGAGCAACGGGCGGCTCACGGTCTTCCCAGATGGCACGCTGGAGGTGCGCTACGCCCAGGTACAGGACAACGGCACTTACCTGTGCATCGCGGCCAACGCGGGCGGCAACGATTCCATGCCTGCCCACCTGCACGTGCGCAGCTACTCGCCCGACTGGCCCCATCAGCCCAACAAGACCTTCGCCTTCATCTCCAACCAGCCGGGCGAGGGAGAGGCCAACAGCACCCGCGCCACCGTGCCTTTCCCCTTCGACATCAAGACCCTCATCATCGCCACCACCATGGGCTTTATCTCTTTCTTGGGCGTCGTCCTCTTCTGTCTGGTGCTGCTGTTTCTCTGGAGCCGGGGCAAGGGCAACACCAAGCACAACATCGAGATTGAGTATGTGCCCCGCAAGTCGGACGCAGGCATCAGCTCCGCCGACGCACCTCGCAAGTTCAATATGAAGATGATAtga